One window of Leptospira yasudae genomic DNA carries:
- a CDS encoding TetR/AcrR family transcriptional regulator — MEQPSSRERLIQTTGKLLQERGYHGTGLKDILKLSETPSGSLYHHFPNGKEELTAEAIQSAGERLEKQIETAVENHPDLYGALQEFTNHLAEELINSGFQKGCPIATVVLEVAADNDRIQKVCSTTYQNWQNLIQALLHRSGMEEERIESVAILLLSAVEGALILCRAHRSVQPLKAVEKQLEGILSVLIPV, encoded by the coding sequence ATGGAACAACCCAGCTCCAGAGAACGACTGATACAAACGACCGGTAAACTTCTCCAGGAAAGGGGTTACCATGGAACCGGGTTAAAGGACATTCTCAAATTAAGCGAAACCCCGAGCGGTTCCTTGTATCACCACTTCCCGAACGGAAAGGAAGAATTGACCGCAGAGGCGATTCAAAGCGCCGGAGAACGTCTTGAAAAACAAATCGAGACCGCGGTTGAAAATCATCCCGACCTTTACGGAGCGCTCCAAGAATTTACGAATCATCTTGCCGAAGAGCTGATCAACTCCGGTTTTCAAAAAGGATGTCCGATCGCAACGGTTGTTCTCGAAGTTGCGGCCGACAACGATCGGATCCAGAAAGTCTGTTCTACCACCTACCAGAATTGGCAAAATCTAATCCAAGCCCTTTTACATCGGTCCGGAATGGAAGAAGAGCGTATAGAATCTGTCGCCATTCTCCTCCTGTCCGCCGTTGAGGGCGCGCTGATCCTTTGCCGAGCCCATAGAAGCGTTCAACCCCTGAAAGCCGTAGAAAAGCAGTTAGAAGGGATTTTAAGCGTATTGATTCCGGTATAA
- a CDS encoding DUF1564 domain-containing protein, with translation MGILSFNSDSILRSRLQENYTEVVTLLVSKEILLRYSEKERKVLAKRIPILLKTYGKYLTAIQRLGNGAGKTLYQSSPGRGNMVRMNVRLSTGSWALLGTLAQAHGVSRCFLFRYLLLLDEVGVGDSIVRTMNEGGPTFHRNYRYILHLDLLNNSITRTLACDPAHTFYVLDPRDWFDV, from the coding sequence ATGGGAATTCTATCGTTCAATTCGGATTCTATTCTTCGCTCTCGCCTTCAAGAAAATTATACGGAAGTCGTCACTCTTTTGGTTTCGAAAGAGATCTTGCTTCGTTATTCGGAAAAAGAGCGAAAGGTTCTTGCAAAACGAATTCCGATTCTCTTAAAAACATACGGAAAATATTTAACGGCGATCCAACGCTTAGGGAACGGAGCCGGGAAGACTTTATATCAGTCGAGCCCCGGTCGGGGAAATATGGTTCGGATGAATGTGCGCTTGAGCACCGGGAGTTGGGCGTTGCTCGGAACGTTAGCGCAGGCTCATGGGGTATCTCGCTGCTTTTTATTTCGTTATCTTTTGTTATTGGATGAGGTCGGGGTCGGGGATTCTATCGTGAGAACTATGAATGAAGGAGGTCCAACATTTCACAGGAATTACAGATACATCCTCCACCTCGATCTTTTAAATAACAGCATAACTCGGACCCTTGCCTGCGACCCCGCCCACACATTTTACGTTTTAGACCCGCGAGACTGGTTCGACGTTTAG
- a CDS encoding FMN-binding negative transcriptional regulator, whose product MYIPKAFEETDESKLIAFIRENPFGILFSADDSSLDASHLVFHPEKDESGRLFLYGHFAKVNDHWKKIRDRVLVVFSGAHCYVSPTWSGEPHTVPTWNYAAVHVTGNLSLLDEADSQKRIGQLVASYETNVSSDWKLDFDDSYFRNLVQNGIAAFQIEVTKLEGKFKLSQNKSVEIQSRVASQLEAMTDDNSRTIAKWMRENLDRKKSE is encoded by the coding sequence ATGTATATCCCGAAAGCTTTTGAAGAAACCGATGAGAGTAAGTTGATCGCGTTTATACGGGAGAATCCGTTCGGAATTCTGTTTTCCGCCGATGATTCTTCCTTGGATGCGTCTCATCTCGTGTTCCATCCGGAAAAGGACGAATCCGGTAGGCTGTTTCTCTACGGACATTTTGCAAAAGTCAACGATCACTGGAAGAAGATTCGTGATCGGGTTTTGGTCGTTTTTTCGGGTGCGCACTGTTACGTATCTCCGACTTGGTCGGGAGAACCGCATACCGTTCCCACATGGAATTATGCGGCCGTTCACGTCACGGGAAATCTTTCGCTTTTGGATGAAGCGGATTCTCAGAAACGGATTGGGCAGCTCGTGGCCTCGTATGAGACGAATGTTTCTTCCGATTGGAAATTGGACTTCGATGATTCTTACTTCCGAAATCTCGTTCAAAATGGGATTGCGGCGTTTCAAATCGAAGTCACGAAGCTGGAAGGGAAGTTCAAGCTCAGTCAGAATAAGTCGGTCGAAATTCAATCGAGGGTTGCTTCGCAATTGGAAGCGATGACGGACGATAATTCGCGGACAATCGCGAAATGGATGCGCGAGAATTTGGATCGGAAGAAGTCGGAATAA
- a CDS encoding potassium/proton antiporter codes for MEFEFGTLVLSGLIILSIGLLRVSSKFGVPSLLLFLLIGMAAGSDGPGGIDFDNPLLARQVGSIALAYILFSGGLETEWQKIKPVLWKGIVLGNLGVLITWATMGLFSVYVLGFSPIIGFLLGAVVSSTDAAAVFNVLRTRNTGMKKGLTSLLELESGSNDPLAVLLTVSILSLLGPQPPRAGELALHILMQFSIGSAAGVVFGYVIYKGLNRIKLEYEGLYPVLISASVLFVYSATELIGGNPFLAVYIAGLVLGNQSFVHKRSNLRFLDGIAWLMQIIMFLTLGLLVYPSRIPPLFGTGILFSLFLVFFARPIAVFITLFRSGYNFREKLLVSWIGLRGAAPIILATFPFAQGVEGSDKIFHLVFFTVLISLLFQGTSVPQVVRWLGLDAPLEQRASYPFEFENREQSDSNLLEFIVPYGSNSVGKFVYSLNFPENSLITLIYRGDGHIVPTGKTKLEEGDVLLILTPKGSEDKIREILSKMDAPAT; via the coding sequence ATGGAATTTGAATTCGGCACTCTTGTTTTATCCGGCCTGATTATTCTCAGCATCGGGCTTCTGCGCGTTTCCTCCAAATTCGGGGTTCCCTCTCTTCTCCTTTTTCTTCTGATCGGAATGGCCGCCGGCTCCGATGGACCCGGCGGAATCGACTTCGACAATCCTCTTCTGGCAAGACAAGTCGGTTCGATCGCGTTGGCATACATTCTTTTCTCCGGCGGTTTGGAAACGGAATGGCAGAAGATCAAACCCGTTCTCTGGAAAGGAATCGTCTTAGGAAACCTGGGCGTTTTGATCACATGGGCGACGATGGGACTCTTTTCCGTTTACGTTCTCGGATTTTCTCCGATCATCGGATTCTTATTGGGTGCGGTCGTTTCGTCGACGGACGCCGCCGCGGTCTTCAACGTTCTCAGAACCAGAAACACGGGGATGAAAAAAGGACTTACGTCCTTACTCGAACTCGAATCGGGAAGCAACGATCCGTTAGCCGTTCTTTTAACCGTAAGTATTCTCAGTTTGTTAGGACCTCAACCTCCGCGAGCGGGAGAATTGGCTCTTCACATCCTTATGCAATTCTCCATAGGATCGGCGGCGGGCGTAGTGTTCGGTTACGTGATCTACAAAGGACTCAATCGAATCAAACTCGAATACGAAGGGTTGTATCCGGTTTTAATTTCGGCTTCCGTTTTGTTCGTGTATTCGGCGACCGAATTGATCGGAGGAAACCCGTTCTTAGCGGTATATATCGCGGGGCTCGTTTTAGGAAATCAGTCCTTCGTTCACAAACGAAGTAATCTCCGCTTCTTAGACGGAATCGCTTGGTTGATGCAGATCATCATGTTCTTAACGTTGGGTCTGCTCGTTTATCCGAGCAGAATTCCTCCGTTGTTCGGAACGGGAATTTTGTTCTCCCTCTTTCTCGTTTTCTTTGCGAGGCCGATCGCGGTATTCATCACTCTCTTTCGGTCCGGTTATAATTTTCGGGAGAAGTTGTTGGTCTCTTGGATCGGACTCCGCGGAGCGGCGCCGATTATTCTTGCGACGTTTCCGTTCGCGCAAGGCGTGGAAGGCTCCGATAAGATCTTCCATCTCGTATTCTTTACCGTATTAATTTCCTTGTTGTTTCAAGGAACGAGCGTTCCTCAAGTCGTTCGTTGGCTCGGATTGGACGCGCCTTTGGAGCAAAGGGCTTCGTATCCGTTCGAATTCGAAAATCGGGAACAGAGCGATTCCAATCTTTTGGAATTCATCGTTCCTTACGGTTCGAATTCGGTCGGAAAGTTCGTGTATTCGTTGAACTTCCCGGAAAACTCTCTGATCACCTTGATCTACCGCGGTGACGGACATATCGTTCCAACAGGAAAAACTAAATTAGAAGAAGGTGATGTTCTTTTGATTCTCACTCCGAAAGGAAGCGAGGACAAGATCCGCGAAATCCTTTCCAAGATGGACGCGCCCGCAACGTAA
- a CDS encoding SRPBCC family protein — protein sequence MSQKLILKKQISIQAPIAKVWNGLIDPEIIKLYLYGTKTISDWKVGSPIVFTGVWEEKEYKDHGTILKFEKEKIFQYNYWSNFSGIPDVPENYSIITFELKSEGTSTILTLTQENFPTQTSYEHSDTGWDHSLKILKEFLER from the coding sequence ATGAGCCAAAAGTTAATTTTAAAAAAACAGATTTCGATTCAAGCGCCGATCGCAAAGGTTTGGAACGGGTTGATCGATCCGGAAATTATCAAGTTGTATCTTTACGGAACGAAAACGATATCGGATTGGAAGGTCGGAAGTCCGATCGTATTCACCGGAGTTTGGGAGGAAAAGGAATACAAGGACCACGGAACGATTTTGAAATTCGAAAAGGAAAAAATCTTTCAATATAATTATTGGAGCAACTTTTCCGGGATTCCGGATGTTCCGGAAAACTATTCGATCATTACGTTCGAGTTGAAGTCCGAAGGAACGTCTACGATTCTTACTTTGACGCAGGAAAATTTTCCCACGCAGACGTCGTACGAACATTCCGACACGGGCTGGGATCATTCGCTCAAAATTTTGAAAGAGTTTTTGGAAAGGTAA
- a CDS encoding NAD(+)/NADH kinase, translated as MKVEYAIIVKNKTRLEALIERFNTKQQARFYIERLGGRFEDYEAEHEVFHESLDLVQKRISKKIKSKIVERMYVPSFLFSQKNVIVTIGQDGLVANTAKYSKGVPIVAVNPDKERYDGVLLPFDKDNFMHAVENVMGGNFTSKTVRFAEAKLNDGQRLLAFNDLFIGPSSHTSARYKISYNRNLEEQSSSGIIVSTPAGSTGWLSSIFNMAYGVTGLFEKELTLKRPALQEDQLLFAVREPFQSVRTQIGITAGVLTEKFPLTIESLMPAGGVIFSDGIESDYLRFNSGSIATIGVSSESATLVVKS; from the coding sequence ATGAAGGTCGAATATGCGATCATCGTTAAGAATAAAACGCGCCTGGAAGCTTTGATCGAACGTTTCAACACGAAACAGCAGGCGCGTTTTTATATCGAAAGACTCGGTGGAAGGTTCGAAGATTACGAAGCGGAACACGAGGTTTTTCACGAATCCTTGGATCTTGTCCAGAAGCGGATCTCCAAAAAGATCAAATCCAAAATCGTGGAGCGGATGTATGTTCCTTCGTTTCTTTTTTCGCAAAAGAACGTGATCGTTACGATCGGTCAGGACGGCTTGGTCGCTAACACTGCGAAATATTCGAAGGGGGTTCCGATCGTCGCGGTCAATCCGGATAAGGAACGATACGACGGCGTGCTTCTTCCGTTTGATAAGGATAACTTTATGCACGCGGTCGAAAATGTGATGGGAGGAAATTTCACTTCCAAGACGGTTCGTTTCGCCGAAGCAAAACTCAACGACGGTCAACGGCTGCTCGCGTTCAACGATTTGTTTATAGGTCCTTCTTCCCATACTTCCGCGCGATATAAGATTTCGTACAATCGGAATCTGGAAGAACAATCTTCGAGCGGGATCATCGTTTCCACTCCGGCCGGCAGCACGGGTTGGCTGAGTTCTATATTCAATATGGCTTATGGAGTTACGGGACTTTTCGAAAAGGAATTAACGCTCAAACGTCCCGCACTGCAGGAAGATCAACTTTTGTTCGCAGTGCGCGAACCGTTTCAAAGCGTCCGGACTCAAATCGGAATCACCGCGGGCGTTCTTACCGAGAAATTTCCGTTGACGATCGAGTCGTTGATGCCCGCTGGCGGAGTTATTTTCAGCGACGGAATCGAAAGCGATTATCTTCGGTTTAATTCCGGTTCGATCGCTACGATCGGAGTTTCTTCGGAAAGTGCGACGTTGGTCGTAAAATCCTAA
- a CDS encoding SPFH domain-containing protein produces the protein MFGWNYIQFDSMTHVIVYKNGKVSKEGRGLSFFYFAPTSSIAAIPLGSNDLPFIFNESTNDYQTVSIQGQITYKISNPKSLSELLDFTVDSNGTYKKNEIEKLNQRIINYAQTSTSSFIHGIGLKDSIRSAKTIETQILQGLQTSSAISTLGIEILNVNILAIRPNPEMERALETETRERLQQEADQAIYERRNFAVEQERKIKESELNTEIAVEEKKKQISEKQMEAKILEADNKRKLREMQVQADIAVEEQRKKFIEMKTANQKKEAEAQGFVTETTLKPFRDIDWRTLVALNNNPDPKFNISLAFRQLAENAEKIGNLNISPDLLENLLQEKKDSKK, from the coding sequence ATGTTTGGATGGAATTATATACAATTCGATTCGATGACTCATGTAATTGTTTATAAAAACGGAAAAGTTTCCAAAGAAGGACGAGGCCTTTCATTTTTCTATTTCGCTCCCACGAGTTCGATCGCGGCGATTCCGTTGGGAAGTAACGATCTTCCGTTTATCTTCAACGAATCCACGAACGATTATCAAACCGTTTCGATCCAGGGGCAGATCACGTATAAAATTTCCAATCCGAAATCCTTGTCCGAACTTTTGGATTTCACGGTGGATTCCAACGGAACGTATAAGAAAAACGAGATCGAAAAGTTGAATCAAAGGATCATCAACTACGCGCAGACTTCGACCTCTTCCTTTATTCACGGGATCGGCCTGAAGGATTCGATCCGTTCCGCAAAGACGATCGAAACGCAGATTCTTCAAGGCTTGCAGACTTCCAGCGCGATTTCCACTTTGGGAATCGAAATTCTGAACGTGAACATTCTCGCGATCCGTCCGAATCCCGAAATGGAACGGGCTTTGGAAACGGAAACGAGAGAACGTCTTCAGCAGGAAGCGGATCAAGCGATTTATGAAAGAAGAAACTTCGCGGTGGAACAGGAACGCAAGATCAAAGAAAGCGAATTGAACACCGAGATCGCCGTCGAGGAAAAGAAAAAACAAATTTCCGAAAAGCAGATGGAGGCGAAGATTCTCGAAGCGGACAACAAACGAAAACTCAGAGAGATGCAGGTTCAGGCCGACATCGCCGTCGAAGAACAAAGAAAAAAATTCATCGAGATGAAAACGGCCAACCAGAAAAAGGAAGCGGAAGCGCAGGGCTTCGTTACGGAAACGACTCTGAAACCGTTCCGAGATATCGACTGGAGAACGTTAGTCGCTTTGAACAACAATCCCGATCCGAAATTCAACATCTCGCTCGCCTTTAGACAACTCGCCGAGAACGCGGAGAAGATCGGAAACTTGAACATCAGTCCCGATCTGCTGGAAAATCTTCTTCAGGAAAAGAAAGATTCCAAAAAATGA
- the lfb1 gene encoding LIC10280 family protein: MFRIISRFFLVLLVFGFISTAIAQIGQINASSISGKYRVAGTNPDGSSYGGSVTITQSNGEYLFTWTVAGQTFTGTGTLDGTTLTVDWGQNDPVIYEVKNGGRLLEGTWAGGSATETLRK; the protein is encoded by the coding sequence ATGTTTCGAATCATCTCAAGATTTTTCCTCGTTCTTCTGGTGTTCGGTTTTATCTCAACCGCAATCGCTCAGATCGGCCAAATAAACGCTTCCTCCATCAGCGGGAAGTATCGGGTCGCCGGAACCAATCCGGACGGCTCTTCGTACGGCGGTAGCGTGACGATCACCCAATCGAACGGAGAATATCTTTTTACTTGGACCGTTGCCGGACAAACCTTTACGGGAACCGGAACTCTGGATGGAACTACGTTGACCGTGGATTGGGGACAAAACGATCCCGTGATCTACGAAGTGAAAAACGGGGGCAGACTTTTGGAAGGAACCTGGGCGGGCGGAAGCGCGACGGAGACCTTAAGAAAATAA
- a CDS encoding acyl-CoA dehydrogenase family protein, with the protein MIISNYFQDNDDIKLVFDELIDWDEIVHAYEHKFEDAEEYKKSGNDRLAYAPSSVEEAKEYYKSVLESLGEIMGEFVAPRSKEMDKIGLKYENGKVTFPKAQEECYNTLRDAGLMPISISRKYGGMGLPATVQSFMCEIAARADAAFCLAYGNINIVEIMERYASPEMCEKWLPDISAGKYSAAMALTEPNYGSDLPNVQTRATQDANGVWRINGAKRFITHACGYVNAPSVILTLARTGSPESGARGLSFFLVKGSDVHIAGVEHKMGLHCSPTCEVVFDNAPGELIGKTGYGLVKYSMGMMNAARLTIATQSLGIATAAYYEGKKYASERIQFGKPIEQIPAVRKILDRMEREILATRVLIAETGKAIDLYHWPKEHLIKVEGKSERDVSQDESIRRWEKLADLFTPLSKYYASEGCVSIASDALQIHGGSGYTEDYDVARIYRDSRITTIYEGTTQLQVVAAIGGVVSGMSPTGQLRQYAEGELSKFSASEDLKKVWNDLDVAVAFFKSIHDGSVKDSLAFEVVEIAARFLCGLLLERSLKVLSGKELEKRKAISQAYNLDSIAASSANLIKLERASKQAVPA; encoded by the coding sequence ATGATTATCAGTAATTACTTTCAGGACAATGATGATATCAAACTCGTGTTCGACGAGTTGATCGATTGGGATGAGATTGTCCACGCTTACGAGCATAAATTCGAAGACGCGGAAGAATATAAGAAATCCGGAAACGACAGATTGGCATACGCTCCTTCGAGCGTGGAAGAAGCCAAAGAATACTATAAGTCCGTATTGGAATCCTTGGGCGAGATTATGGGAGAATTCGTCGCTCCCCGCAGCAAGGAAATGGATAAGATCGGACTCAAGTATGAAAACGGAAAGGTGACCTTTCCGAAAGCGCAGGAAGAATGTTACAATACGCTCCGTGACGCTGGTTTGATGCCGATTTCGATCAGCAGAAAATACGGCGGAATGGGTTTGCCCGCCACGGTTCAATCCTTTATGTGCGAGATCGCGGCGAGAGCCGATGCGGCCTTCTGTCTTGCGTACGGAAACATCAACATCGTGGAGATTATGGAACGTTATGCGTCACCGGAAATGTGCGAAAAATGGCTTCCCGATATTTCCGCGGGTAAATACAGCGCGGCGATGGCGTTGACCGAACCGAACTACGGATCGGATCTTCCGAACGTTCAGACGAGAGCGACGCAAGACGCAAACGGCGTATGGAGAATCAACGGAGCGAAACGTTTTATCACGCACGCATGCGGTTACGTCAACGCGCCTTCCGTCATTCTTACGTTAGCGAGAACCGGATCGCCCGAAAGCGGCGCGAGAGGTTTGTCCTTCTTTCTCGTAAAAGGAAGCGACGTTCATATCGCGGGCGTGGAACACAAGATGGGACTCCATTGTTCCCCCACTTGCGAAGTCGTGTTCGACAACGCTCCGGGAGAATTGATCGGTAAAACCGGATACGGTCTCGTAAAATATTCGATGGGAATGATGAACGCGGCGCGACTTACGATCGCAACCCAGTCTTTGGGAATCGCAACCGCCGCGTATTACGAAGGTAAGAAATACGCATCGGAAAGAATTCAATTCGGAAAACCGATCGAACAAATTCCCGCGGTCAGAAAAATTCTCGATCGTATGGAACGGGAGATTCTCGCAACCCGAGTTCTCATCGCCGAAACGGGAAAGGCGATCGATTTATATCATTGGCCGAAAGAACATCTCATCAAAGTGGAAGGTAAATCCGAACGAGACGTGAGCCAGGACGAAAGTATTCGCCGTTGGGAAAAACTCGCCGATCTTTTTACTCCTCTCAGCAAATACTACGCTTCGGAAGGATGCGTTTCCATCGCGTCGGATGCGCTTCAAATCCACGGAGGAAGCGGTTACACCGAAGACTACGACGTCGCGCGGATCTACAGAGACAGCCGAATCACCACGATCTACGAAGGAACGACTCAGCTTCAAGTCGTCGCTGCGATCGGAGGAGTGGTTTCGGGAATGTCCCCGACCGGACAACTCAGACAATATGCGGAAGGAGAACTTTCCAAATTCTCCGCTTCGGAAGACCTGAAAAAAGTCTGGAACGATCTCGATGTCGCCGTAGCTTTTTTCAAATCGATCCACGACGGAAGCGTAAAGGATTCTTTAGCGTTCGAAGTGGTGGAGATCGCGGCGCGGTTTCTCTGCGGGCTTCTCTTGGAAAGATCGCTCAAGGTTTTGAGCGGAAAAGAATTAGAAAAACGGAAAGCGATTTCACAGGCTTATAATTTGGACAGCATTGCGGCTTCCAGCGCGAATCTGATCAAGCTGGAAAGAGCTTCCAAACAAGCGGTTCCCGCTTAA
- a CDS encoding TolC family protein — protein sequence MFAILFLVLIAGCTDDSAIRTNDGVVEPRLEEVTGVTTEKIRNISPEQELSIDELYAYAVERTERIALKEEAIQQADSQKAAAFASFFPSLSLVYNKFYRIPGPNSHFNPYYTEPNPYTGGSSSSSSLPPTVGPGTRLLLSIPILNGVSQYTTYKAAGALTNVRMNEARYESGRLYLEIAQAYYNVLQLKEVILLEEKKTDLVRKTIQERRRLFSLGRITRADLSGAEADVSRSEASLEDFRYQLKQAEMALESLVGAGEGGLRLSIPKEAIVIPHNLTPEERIAKRYDVIAAKENLKMAELNLKKAWGGHLPSVTLNNYYTIPEHNTTPNKDITMQLSINVPILSAGTITAGVKQAQSAVRQAELQLSQAKRVASDEIRKAYESSLNSARLLSLYSKARNSAESNLSSQRRGFSFKTASRLELLVSETSFLDSEIAYRKAYYQHSLNTIWYSVAIGELPKLKKSKEEDKTGG from the coding sequence TTGTTTGCGATTCTGTTTTTGGTCTTGATCGCGGGTTGTACGGACGACTCCGCGATCCGAACCAACGACGGAGTCGTAGAACCTCGCTTAGAAGAAGTCACGGGAGTTACGACCGAAAAAATCCGGAACATTTCTCCCGAACAAGAGTTGAGCATCGACGAACTTTATGCTTATGCGGTGGAACGAACGGAACGGATCGCGCTCAAAGAAGAGGCGATTCAACAGGCGGATTCGCAAAAGGCGGCGGCCTTCGCGTCCTTCTTCCCGTCCTTATCCTTGGTATATAACAAATTTTATCGGATTCCCGGACCGAATTCTCACTTTAACCCGTATTATACGGAGCCGAACCCGTATACCGGAGGATCTTCTTCGAGCAGCAGCTTGCCTCCGACGGTCGGCCCCGGAACCAGACTCTTGTTGTCGATTCCGATCCTGAACGGAGTCAGTCAATATACTACATACAAGGCAGCGGGTGCGTTGACCAACGTGAGAATGAACGAGGCTCGTTACGAGTCCGGACGGCTCTATCTGGAAATCGCACAAGCATATTATAATGTTCTTCAGTTGAAAGAGGTCATTCTTCTGGAGGAAAAAAAGACGGACTTGGTCCGTAAAACCATCCAAGAACGCAGAAGACTTTTTTCCTTAGGGAGAATCACGAGGGCGGATTTGAGCGGGGCCGAAGCCGATGTTTCCCGTTCCGAAGCTTCTCTCGAAGACTTTCGGTATCAATTGAAACAAGCCGAAATGGCTCTCGAAAGTCTCGTCGGAGCGGGAGAAGGAGGATTGAGGCTTTCGATTCCCAAAGAGGCGATCGTGATTCCTCACAACCTGACGCCCGAGGAAAGAATCGCCAAACGATACGACGTCATCGCCGCAAAAGAGAATCTCAAGATGGCCGAACTCAATTTGAAAAAAGCTTGGGGCGGGCATCTGCCTTCGGTAACGCTGAACAATTATTATACGATTCCCGAACACAACACGACTCCGAACAAAGACATTACGATGCAGTTGTCGATCAACGTGCCTATATTATCCGCGGGTACGATCACCGCCGGAGTCAAACAGGCGCAATCCGCGGTTCGACAAGCGGAACTGCAGTTGTCGCAGGCCAAACGAGTTGCGAGCGACGAGATCCGCAAAGCCTATGAAAGTTCTTTGAATTCGGCCCGTTTGTTGTCCTTATATTCAAAAGCGCGCAACTCCGCCGAATCCAATCTCAGCAGTCAAAGAAGAGGATTCAGTTTTAAAACCGCCTCCCGTTTGGAACTTCTGGTTTCGGAAACCTCCTTTTTGGATTCGGAAATCGCGTATCGAAAAGCGTATTATCAACATTCCTTAAATACGATTTGGTATTCCGTTGCGATCGGCGAGCTGCCGAAACTAAAAAAATCGAAAGAAGAGGATAAGACCGGGGGTTAG